One Streptomyces mobaraensis NBRC 13819 = DSM 40847 DNA segment encodes these proteins:
- a CDS encoding methyltransferase, giving the protein MSTLPSADAPVPSARTARLRDALLAAAFTADGLLELLGAPAYAALARSETVPALRATRGDGPLETLVRLFLLQRSVPAARAAAALPLEDCLADGWLVRDGDAVRASVDVRPYGGPEGQDWWIVSDLGCAVGGAGGIAGGGAGPAGIDRSELVLGVGGASTTLAGITVRTPVGSALDLGTGSGIQALHAAQHAGRVTATDLNPRALRFARLTLALSGAPEADLRQGSLFEPVAGETYDLIVSNPPFVISPGARLTYRDGGMGGDDLCRTLVSQAADRLNDGGYCQLLANWQHVEGEDWRERLSSWVPAGCDAWIVQREVQDVAQYAELWLRDAGDHRASPEEYAARYDAWLAEFEDRRTKGVGFGWITLRKSGAERPSVIAEEWPHPVEQPLGESIRAHFERQEFLRTHDDAALLEARFRLAPEVVQEQVGLPGAEDPEHVVLRQNRGMRRATKVDTVGAGFAGVCDGTLSAGRILDAIAQLVGEDPVLLRDRTPEAIRLLVEQGFLTPEG; this is encoded by the coding sequence GTGAGTACGCTGCCTTCCGCCGACGCACCTGTCCCGTCCGCGCGCACCGCCCGGCTGCGCGACGCCCTGCTCGCCGCCGCCTTCACGGCCGACGGTCTGCTCGAACTGCTCGGCGCCCCCGCCTACGCCGCGCTCGCGCGCAGCGAGACCGTCCCCGCCCTGCGCGCCACCCGGGGGGACGGTCCGCTGGAGACCCTGGTCCGGCTCTTCCTGCTGCAGCGGTCCGTCCCCGCCGCGCGGGCCGCCGCCGCGCTCCCCCTGGAGGACTGCCTCGCCGACGGCTGGCTGGTCCGCGACGGCGACGCGGTCCGCGCGAGCGTCGACGTGCGCCCCTACGGCGGTCCCGAGGGGCAGGACTGGTGGATCGTCTCCGACCTCGGCTGCGCGGTCGGCGGCGCGGGCGGCATCGCCGGGGGCGGTGCGGGCCCGGCCGGCATCGACCGCTCGGAGCTCGTCCTCGGCGTCGGCGGCGCCTCCACCACGCTCGCCGGCATCACGGTCCGTACGCCGGTCGGGAGCGCCCTCGACCTCGGCACCGGTTCCGGCATCCAGGCGCTGCACGCGGCCCAGCACGCCGGCCGCGTCACCGCGACCGACCTGAACCCGCGCGCCCTGCGCTTCGCCCGGCTCACGCTGGCGCTCTCCGGCGCGCCCGAGGCGGATCTGCGCCAGGGTTCGCTGTTCGAGCCGGTGGCCGGTGAGACGTACGACCTGATCGTCTCGAACCCGCCGTTCGTCATCTCGCCGGGGGCCCGGCTCACCTACCGGGACGGCGGCATGGGCGGGGACGACCTCTGCCGCACGCTGGTGTCCCAGGCGGCGGACCGGCTCAACGACGGCGGCTACTGCCAGTTGCTCGCCAACTGGCAGCACGTGGAGGGGGAGGACTGGCGGGAGCGGCTGTCGTCCTGGGTCCCGGCCGGCTGCGACGCCTGGATCGTCCAGCGGGAGGTCCAGGACGTGGCCCAGTACGCCGAGCTGTGGCTGCGGGACGCGGGGGACCACCGCGCCTCCCCCGAGGAGTACGCCGCGCGGTACGACGCGTGGCTCGCGGAGTTCGAGGATCGGCGGACGAAGGGGGTCGGGTTCGGCTGGATCACGCTGCGCAAGTCGGGGGCCGAGCGGCCTTCGGTGATCGCCGAGGAGTGGCCGCACCCGGTGGAGCAGCCGCTGGGCGAGAGCATCCGCGCCCATTTCGAACGGCAGGAGTTCCTGCGCACGCACGACGACGCGGCGCTGCTGGAAGCCCGCTTCCGGCTCGCCCCCGAGGTCGTCCAGGAGCAGGTCGGGCTGCCGGGCGCGGAGGATCCGGAGCATGTGGTGCTGCGGCAGAACCGGGGCATGCGCCGCGCCACCAAGGTGGACACGGTGGGAGCGGGGTTCGCCGGGGTCTGTGACGGGACTCTCAGCGCGGGCCGCATCCTCGACGCGATCGCCCAGCTCGTCGGCGAGGATCCGGTCCTGCTGCGCGACCGGACGCCCGAGGCGATCAGGCTGCTGGTGGAGCAGGGGTTCCTGACCCCGGAGGGCTGA
- a CDS encoding TM2 domain-containing protein, which yields MSYPAPPPYQGPPAPFGYAPNGQPYSEKSKIVAGILQLFLGGLGIGRFYTGHVGMGIAQLLTCGGLGFWALIDGIIFLVSNTRTDKNGHVLRG from the coding sequence ATGTCGTACCCCGCCCCGCCGCCCTACCAGGGTCCGCCGGCGCCCTTCGGCTACGCCCCCAACGGGCAGCCGTACTCCGAGAAGTCCAAGATCGTGGCCGGAATCCTCCAGCTCTTCCTGGGCGGCCTCGGCATCGGCCGCTTCTACACCGGCCACGTGGGCATGGGCATCGCCCAGCTCCTCACCTGCGGCGGCCTCGGCTTCTGGGCCCTGATCGACGGAATCATCTTCCTCGTCAGCAACACCCGCACCGACAAGAACGGCCACGTGCTCCGCGGCTGA
- a CDS encoding DUF2752 domain-containing protein — protein MAEKPPRGARAGLARAVRHPAAAPLGALAAGAAGAAYLWGTDPHRPGQWLPRCPFHWATGLLCPACGGTRMAYDLLHGDLGAAFHDNALLLLLGLPAATYLCGRWLAEGLRGRRYRPRLGRGGTAAVLGTAVAWTLVRNITG, from the coding sequence GTGGCTGAGAAGCCACCCCGCGGGGCGCGTGCCGGACTCGCGCGCGCCGTCCGCCACCCGGCCGCGGCACCGCTCGGGGCCCTCGCGGCCGGGGCGGCCGGGGCCGCCTACCTGTGGGGCACCGATCCGCACCGCCCCGGGCAGTGGCTTCCCCGCTGCCCGTTCCACTGGGCGACGGGACTGCTCTGCCCGGCCTGCGGCGGCACGCGCATGGCGTACGACCTGCTGCACGGGGATCTCGGCGCCGCGTTCCACGACAACGCGCTGCTGCTGCTCCTCGGCCTGCCCGCGGCCACGTACCTCTGCGGCCGCTGGCTCGCCGAAGGGCTGCGGGGCCGCCGCTACCGGCCGCGGCTCGGCCGGGGCGGGACGGCCGCCGTCCTGGGGACCGCGGTGGCCTGGACGCTGGTGCGCAATATCACCGGATGA
- a CDS encoding TM2 domain-containing protein: protein MSDQTPYGYPQDPYGRPPQGQQPGYPQGSSPYAQQPGYAYPPPMAPGAPGMYMGDPNAPYGYDPYGRPYSEKSKIVAGVLQLFLGSFGIGRFYTGHTGMALGQLFTCGGLGIWALIDGIMLLTGSSTDSAGRPLRG from the coding sequence ATGTCCGACCAGACCCCGTACGGATACCCGCAGGACCCGTACGGCCGGCCCCCGCAAGGGCAGCAGCCAGGTTACCCGCAGGGGTCGTCCCCTTACGCTCAGCAGCCCGGCTACGCCTACCCGCCGCCGATGGCGCCGGGCGCCCCGGGGATGTACATGGGAGACCCGAACGCGCCCTACGGTTACGACCCCTACGGGCGGCCCTACTCCGAGAAGTCCAAGATCGTGGCGGGCGTCCTCCAGCTCTTCCTGGGCAGCTTCGGCATCGGCCGCTTCTACACGGGGCACACGGGCATGGCGCTCGGCCAGCTCTTCACCTGCGGCGGCCTGGGCATCTGGGCGCTGATCGACGGAATCATGCTGCTGACCGGCAGCAGCACCGACTCCGCGGGGCGCCCGCTCCGTGGCTGA